Part of the Etheostoma cragini isolate CJK2018 unplaced genomic scaffold, CSU_Ecrag_1.0 ScbMSFa_4491, whole genome shotgun sequence genome, GAAGGCCGAGGAGAAGGAGCTCAGCAGCATCAGCTTctccacacacacctgcaacacCAACGGGGTCGGATGAAAACAGGGCAGGAAATACTGGAGGAACACGGGTTAAAAAGACACTCTAACCCTTAATCAGGGTCCTGTGTGAGCCACAGGAAGAAttagttatatattatattatattaaattaaattacaatttaaattaaattaaattgtattatcatatattatcatatattaaattaaattaaattaaattaaattgtatgatcatatattaaattaaattaaattaaattaaattaaattgtattgtattgtattgtattgtattgtattaaattaaattaaataatattatattatattattaagtaGATTGTACCAGTAttggatcattttattttggtactcACCACAGAGAACTTCCCGTCTCCGAACCACATGACCCAGCGCGTCCCGTCTGCAGCTCGGCTCCGGCCGCTCATCAGCCAGGACACGATCCGGCCGGGCCACCAGGAGAACCCCCGCA contains:
- the LOC117941154 gene encoding DNA (cytosine-5)-methyltransferase 3A-like; translation: DGRGFGIGVLVFGKLRGFSWWPGRIVSWLMSGRSRAADGTRWVMWFGDGKFSVVCVEKLMLLSSFSSAFHQPTYNKQSMYRKAIFEALQ